From Pelmatolapia mariae isolate MD_Pm_ZW linkage group LG1, Pm_UMD_F_2, whole genome shotgun sequence, one genomic window encodes:
- the mpc1 gene encoding mitochondrial pyruvate carrier 1, giving the protein MAGTIARKAIDHLKSKEFRDYLMRSHFWGPVANWGLPIAAITDMKKSPEIISGRMTFALCCYSLLFMRFAYKVQPRNWLLFACHLTNESAQLIQASRLIKYNMEKKMGS; this is encoded by the exons ATGGCAGGCACGATTGCACGGAAAGCTATTGACCACTTGAAGAGCAAGGAGTTCAGAGACTACTTGATGAGGTCT CATTTCTGGGGTCCTGTAGCAAACTGGGGTCTTCCTATCGCTGCCATCACAGATATGAAGAAGAGCCCTGAAATTATCAGTGGCAGAATGACCTTTG CTCTGTGCTGTTATTCGCTGCTGTTCATGAGGTTTGCCTACAAAGTGCAACCCCGCAACTGGCTACTGTTCGCTTGCCATTTGACCAATGAGTCAGCCCAACTGATCCAGGCTAGCCGTCTCATCAAATACAA CATGGAGAAGAAGATGGGCTCTTAG